A single genomic interval of Calditrichota bacterium harbors:
- a CDS encoding ABC transporter ATP-binding protein, with product MALLKIEALSCHFGGVRALSDARVAVSDGAIHGLIGPNGSGKTTLFNCLTGVYRPTAGRVVFQDRDITRLAPADICNRGITRTFQNIRLFGAMTALENVLVGMNRHLKEYWAGMLAGSRNFRNSEDSAHRDAMACLARCGLSGEADAPASSLPYGKQRRLEIARALAAKPQLLLLDEPAAGMNPAEAEDLKNLIRSIRDSGITILLIEHNVRLVMGLCDRVSVLDAGRLIADDLPDRVANDPKVIEAYLGRADG from the coding sequence ATGGCATTACTTAAGATAGAGGCCCTATCCTGCCATTTCGGTGGTGTTCGAGCATTGAGCGATGCCAGAGTCGCGGTGTCCGATGGCGCCATTCACGGCTTGATCGGGCCGAACGGCTCAGGCAAGACGACGCTCTTTAACTGTCTGACCGGGGTCTATCGACCTACGGCAGGGAGAGTCGTGTTTCAAGATCGCGACATCACCCGGCTTGCCCCGGCGGACATCTGCAATAGAGGCATCACCAGGACTTTTCAGAACATCCGCCTCTTTGGAGCGATGACGGCTCTGGAAAACGTCCTGGTGGGGATGAACCGTCATTTGAAGGAGTATTGGGCGGGTATGCTGGCGGGCAGCAGGAACTTTCGCAATAGCGAGGACTCGGCTCACCGCGACGCGATGGCCTGTCTTGCACGATGCGGACTATCCGGAGAAGCCGACGCGCCTGCTTCCAGTCTGCCTTATGGCAAGCAGCGCCGTCTTGAGATTGCCCGGGCGCTCGCCGCGAAGCCTCAGTTGCTGCTCCTCGACGAACCGGCGGCGGGCATGAATCCGGCGGAAGCTGAGGACCTCAAGAACCTTATTCGCAGCATCCGCGATTCCGGGATCACCATACTGCTGATTGAGCATAACGTCAGGCTGGTGATGGGTCTTTGCGATCGGGTCAGCGTCCTCGACGCCGGGAGACTTATCGCGGACGATTTACCGGATCGCGTAGCGAACGATCCGAAGGTGATCGAGGCCTACCTGGGCCGAGCGGATGGTTAG